Within the Balaenoptera acutorostrata chromosome 10, mBalAcu1.1, whole genome shotgun sequence genome, the region gagttctttgtatattttggatattaaccccttatcagatatattatttgcaagcATCTTATCCCATTCTgtaggcagccttttcattttgttgatagtttcctttgctacaCAAAAGCTGtctagtttgatatagtcccatttgttgatttttgcttttgtttcccttgtctgaggagacatattcaaaaaaatattgctaagattgaTGTCAGAGAGCATActccatatgttttcttctagaaattttatggtttcaggtcttacatttcttagtcagatttattcctaggtatttcattctttttgaagtgattgtaaatgggattgttttcttaattttttttcttgataattcaTTGATaatgtgtagaaatgcaacagatgtctatatgttaattttgtatactgcaactttactaGATTCATTGGTGAGTTCTAATAgtttctttgtggcatctttagaattttctatgtatagtatcatgtcatcttcaaactgacagttttacttcttcctttccaatttggattcctcttatttctttttcttgtctgatcattgtggctaggacttccaatactatgttgaatgaaagtgagcatccttgtattcttcctgatcttagaggaaatgtttcagtttttcaccattgagtatgatgttagctgtgggcttgtcatatatggcctttattatgttgaggtatgcttcctctgtgcccactttctggagagttttaatcataaatgaatgttgaatttatCACAAGCTTTTCCTACATCtgttgagatgaccatatgatttttattcctcagtttattaatgtggtatatcacattgccTGATTTATGGACATTGATccatccttgcacccctgggataaatcccacttgatcatggtgtacagtccttttaatgtattgttgaattccatttgctaatagtttttgaggatttttgcatatctgttcatctgtgatattggcctataatttttatttttttgtgatatctttatctggatttggtatcagggtgatactggccttataaaatgggttcagaagtgttccttcctctgcagttttttggaatagtttgagaaggatggatggtaactcttctttaaatgtttggtagaattcatctttGGTAGAAGCATTGTGGTTCTGGAGTTTTGTctgttgagaggtttttttttttttaattactgattcaatttcattaccagtaactggtctgttcatattttctatttcttcctgattcagtcttgggagattgtacatttctaggaatttgtccatttcttctaggttgtccattttattggcgtataattatTTGTAacaatctcttatgatcctttgtatttctgtggtgtcagttgtaacttctcctttttcatttctgattttattgatttgggcactctccctttttcttgataagtctgcctaaaggtttatcaattttgtttatcttttcaaagaacagctctttcattaatattttctgttttttgtctctatttcatttatttctgttctcatctttattctttctttctttctactaattttgggtgttgtttgttcttctttatctagttcctttaggtgtaaagttagattgtttatttgaggtttttcctGTTTCCAGGGGTAGGCTTGtgtcgctataaacttccctcttagaaatgtttttgctgcatcccatagattgtggatcattgtgttttcgttttcatttgtctccagctttttttaatttcctctttgatttcttaagtgacCCATTGTCAACAACTATGTTCTGAAGGCACCAGAGATATGCACAGAATATTATAGAAGTAGAGGAATAAAAATCAGACTGTGCCTGAGCAGGTTCAGAAATGCTTCTAGAAAAATGTGACTCTTATTAAGTGATATGAAGAACTAGTTAAGATTTagctaggggacttccctggtagtccagtgattaagaatccaccttccgggCTTtgctgttggcgcagtggttgggaatccgcctgccgatgcggggtacacgggttcgagctctggtccgggaggatcccacatgccgcggagcggctgggctcgtgtgccacagctgctgagcctgtgctctggagcccgcgagccacaactgctgaagtccatgcacctggagcccgtgctctgcagcgggggaggccaccgcagtgagaggcccgcgcactgcaatgggGAGTGGCCCTCACTCGCTGCAGCTGGAgggagcccgtgcgcagcagcgaggacccaacgcagccaaaagtaaaataaataaaataaataaattaaaaaaaaaaaaaaaagaatccaccttccaatgcaggggacgcaggttcaatccctggtctaagggaactaagatcccacatgccgcagggtaaCTAAACCtgcatgccacgactactgagcccccacgccacaactagagagcctgcacgctgcaactactgagcccacgtgctctggagcccatgcgccacaactagagaaaagcccgtgtaccgcaacaaggagcccgcacaccacaacgaaagatcccgcatgtcacaacaaagatcctgtgtgctgcaactaagacccgatgcagccaaataaataaaataagtaaattaaaaaaaaaaaagatttagcaaGTTTGAGGAGAGAGTGCACATCTCAGGCCCAGTGAACTGATAAGCAGAGGCATGGGTTTGGAAACTATGCCTAGGCTGGTGTGGCTAAATTAAGGGACTGACTGTCCATAATGGAAAATGAGAGCAGAAAATTTAGCAAGAATCTGGTAAGAATTTTATCCTGAGGCTCATTAAGATGGTTGAGATGACTTcagttctcaaactttctttttatttttaaattatttttatttatatattttttaatttttaattttggctgtgctgggtctttgttgcggcatgtgggctctttgttgaggcgcgtgggcttctctagttacAGCGTGCGGGcttgtctagttgtggcgtgcaggctcagtagttgtggtgcgctggcttagTTGTaccatggcatgtggtatcttagttcttggaccagggatcgaacccgtatcccctgcattggaaggcggattcttttttttttttttaatgaattaatttatttttggctatgttgggtctttgttgctgccggcaggctttctctagttgtggtgagtggggtctactcgcagtgcgcaggcttctcattgtggtggcttctcttgttgcggagcatgggctctaggcgtgcaggcttcagtagttgtggctcgcgggctcagtagttgtggcttgcaagctctagagcacaggctcagtagttgtggcacacgggcttagttgctcggcagcatgtgggatcttcccagaccagggctcgaacccgtgtcccctgcattggcagggggattcttaaccactgcaccaccagggaaggcctggaaggcggattcttaaccactgcaccaccagggaagtccctctcaaaCTTTCAAAATGATTCTCGTGTCCCCTTTCCCCGGTCAGTTACCACAGCAGAATTTCTTGGAAGACCTATCCATACTCACTGTCTCCAATGTCTCTCCTCTCATTCTTTCTTAAACCCACTCCAGTCAAGCCTTCATCCCCACCTTCTACCCAAACTGCCAAGAGCATCAGTCTCATGGCTTGAAATAACGTTtatatgctgatgactcccaaatgtGTCTATTCATCAGAGACCTCACTCCAAAACTCCAGACTTGTATACACAGCTATGTACTTGACATCACCTCTTGGGTATCTAACATCATTTCAAATTCAGTATGTCCAAAACTGAACATTTTGATCTCCAGTCCTCCAATACCTGCTCTATCCACAGCCTTCACCATCTCAGCTgatgacaatttaaaaattacagttaaactaacacaacattgtaaagcaactatactccaataaaaattaattttaaaaaattccagttaAGTAAAAAACCTTGGAAACTTCATTGACTCCTTTCTTTATCTCACTCTCCACTTTCAATCAGACAGGAAATCATATATTGAGAAATTATACAGAATCCAACCTCTTCACTTCCACTTTGATCTGAGCCGTCCTCATCTGTTACCTGGGTTACAGtaacagcctcctaactgatcTTCCTAAGTCTACCCCTGCTCCTACAGTCTATTCTCTATACTGCAGTCAGAGTGGGGCCTTTTCTCAGAGGAGTTTTCAAAGCATTCCTTTGCTCAAAGTCCTGCATTGCCTCTCCATTTCTCTCAGAATAAAAACCAAAGTCCTTACTGTGGCCCACAAGACCCTAGATGACTTGGCCCTCTCttatgtttctgattttattactcTGCCTATCTGCACAGACCTGTCTTTACCCTAGAGCCCTTCTGctccttttccctctgcccaACTGACTCTTCCCCCAGAAACCTGCATGGCTCACTCCTTTATTTCCTTGAAGTTTTTGCTCAGTGTTGGTCACCTTCTCAAAGAGGCCTCTCCTGATTACCctttcaaaattttaatcttccctgaccatcctGGCACCCCTCATTCCCTTTAACCTGCTCTACgttctctttttttcataataCTTGTCATTTTCTAATAgatcatataaattttaaattatgtttactttttattgtctGTCCTCCTCCCACACCAGTTGCCACAACAGAACGTAAACTTCACAAAggcagggatctttgttttgttcactcttCTATCCCAAGCACCTAGAATAGGGAATGGAACATAGTTAATGTCcaataagtgattttttaaatcttctttagagtagcccccgctcactgcaactagagaaagcccgcatgcagcaatgaagacccaacccagccaaaaaagaaaaaaaaaattcttcttatcAAAGtgtgtaatatatatgtgtatttcatatatatatatgaaattttgaTAACTTTTCATGAACTGAGCAAAACATGTAACCAAAAACAGAACCTTAACTAGCACAAAAGCTGCCCGAGGGCCTCTTGTAGTCACTGCCCTCCCCCAAGGCTAACTattatcctgacttctaacaatatatattagttttacttgcttttgtactttatataaatggaattgtacagtaAGGGTTCTTTTATGTCTgtcttcttttgctcaacattgtATTAATGAAATTGATCCACATTGTTGCATGTAGTTGTAGTCTGTTCATTCTTATTGCTATATAATAGTAGTCCATTGTGTAAATATAACCCAGTTTATTTATCCTGAATGAACAAATTGTTTAAGCTCCAGATCCTTCCTATCCTCCTTGGTGTCGCCAGagttgttgggaagattaaatgaattaatacacagaaagcaTCTACCCAgtgtatagtaggtgctcagtaaagctTAGCTattaattttgttatattcagaAATTTTATTGAACCCACATTGATCTCGTCCTCATCTGAAGTCCTATACAGTTACTGTAGCACTCTTTAGGATGCCAACCTGGCTTTACCATTGGAAAGGGCCAAAATGAATGGCCCTAGGGGCCTGATCTGTCCTTGGTACATGAAACAAGCTGGGCCAATTTGATTCTTGCTTTCCAGGGAGTAAGGAAATCTGAAATAGTGGCCAATGACTGGGAGTTGCTGGAGTTAATGCATCTGGACCCCTTGGAGGAAAAGTCCAGGAATAGCCTCACCAAAGGCCTGGGAACTCTCAGGCTCCTGCCTTCCCTGGAATTGGCTTTTTAACCCTTTCTGCCATCCAGGGATCCTGTATCCTCAGAATATGCCCTCAGTACTCTCCTAATACAAGCCCCTTTTCCTTTTATTAGATAGACTCGGTTGTTGTAGCTTGTCCCCAACGGGACCTCAAGACTCATTTTCACTTAAATTATCAGGCTTTATAGTGTCGTGAATCCTTTACTTAATTCAATAACACCAGTTCtttcatcatccatccatccattcattcaagttTTAAACATTATTGAGGGCTTATGATATCTCAGGcactgcaggatagatcatattacTCTCATTTTCAAATGAAAGACTCAGAGAGGCTGAATAATCATTGAGGTTACAAAGCTTATAGTCATAGAGAATGTTGGTTCAAGGTAATCCTTGCTCTTCATCATGAGCTTGGATGATACATTTTTTGTCTGTACATGTCTTTTCATCCCACTTAAATTCCTTGAGGGAGGTCAAGGCTATCTTATACATCTGGAATCCCCCTTGGTGTACAAAACCATCTGCTGTAGTAGACATACTACAGAATTGTTGATGGATTGCTCAGATGGGCAAATCCTTGCTACCCTTCCCTCAAAGATGCTTCACTCCTTCCCaaacccaggaaaaaaaaaaatcccccaaacagTGACCAAGCTGATCTGTTGATCTGAAGGAGGGTAGTTTATTTAAATTAGTTTAGCTCTGGCTCacaattttgtgttctttttccaTGTTGGAGTCATAGAAGCCCCTTCAATCCCACCACATCTCCTTCACCACAAATCAGGGCAACTCAGAGATAGCCTTCTTGGCTGGGGGACCCGCTGGCTTCTCCTGTTCTCTTGCTTTCTCTTCATACATCAGGATCCTGATGGAGATGGGAAGAGACACAGGGATCAGGGGACAGTCCTCTCAAGAGAATAAATTTTAGGCTGCTGTGAAAGTCCAGGAAAAGGATGAGGtttgtgggggtgggaggagaaggagaaagggcaGGAGTGGGAGTACTGGGGGCTGTGGGGACCAGACCATGGATGAGGATAGCACCTTGGAAGGGTCTCTCAAAAGACGGAAGAGAAATGCATGCTGAGTAATGTGTAGAAGGTGAacctggggatggaggtggggggagaggaaacAGGTAAGTATAGGGGAGGTTGGAACTGGACCCTCACATTTTTAGGATGGCAGATCTCTTGCCCAACATCATCTTGAGAAAGTCAGAGTAGCTGAAAGTCTCCCCAGGGCCGCTGGATACCTCCCTGATTAATTTCTTTAGCTCCAGGTGGGTCTTGGGGACCTCAAGTTTCTCCAGCATTCGCTTCAGGGACATGATATCTGGAGGCAGAGGATGGGGGTAAGAAGAGGGGGAGCCTCTCTCACTCTGTCGCCTCTACCTCCTCATCCCCATTCCCCTTCCTGCCCTGGTCGATGGGCCCTCTCCCGAACCACTGGGAATGGAGCACTGTGGGAAAGACCTCCCTCTTCCTAGATCTGCACACTCCCCCCCAGGATCACCCTTTTCTCACCGATATCTCCGTTTCCATTCAGGTCAAACTCCATGTATTTCTCTGGGTGAGGGGAGAAAGCAGAGAGGGTAAGCACTGGCTGGAGGGTcccaggcaggggcagggcagggattgACCGAGTGCTAGGTGTCGGGGGAAGATGAAGAAGAGGTGGGGCAGGTAGAGGAAGTGTGAAGGTTGGGAGGCTGAGGGCCCTGGTACGGTGTAGGGAACTAGAGGGGCTCCTGAGAGGGGCAGGCCGGGGAAAAGGACTAACCAGGGTGGCGATAGAGGCAGACTTCCTTTTTCCCACCCCAAAAGTCAACTTCGTTTCTGCCATCTGCTCTCTTCCTGGGGAAATCCTACCCTCCTCACCCCCTTCTCCACCCCTATAGTTTTCCCCTCACTCTTGAAGGCTTCCAGTTTGGAGGGCAGGTCCTCGTCACTGCTATATTTGGGATCATCCAGGAATTGCTGTGGGGGAAAGCAAGAACCTGGGTAGGCCCTCCTGGTCACAcaccaccgcccccccaccccgccccccggcccccgCACCTTAGTTCTTCCTTTTACCTTGTTGATTTCACTGAGTCGCTCTTCTTGCTGGGCCTTCAGCAGCCCAAAGGCTTTTCCTCCTGAAGGGGCGCAAAGGTTAATGTAGCCTCACGGTCCCCTGCCTCTCCTCACCCCCAAGCCCAGCCTGAAGCCATCACAATTCTGCCTTCATGGGCCAgattcccagcccccagcccaggacTGTCCACCTCCTTTCTCCCGTTTTAGGATCCTGCCTATTCCACCTTCCCTACCCTGTAAATCCCTGGTTTGGCTCATAGCTCAGCAGATGCTGGAGGAGACAGACCAGGCTGGGCGCCTCTCTGTCTGCCAGCTGTCCTCTCCCACCAGCTTCCTGGAGGCCTCCCTCCCAaacttcccctttcccctccttccctcctcctctgagTTCCAGGCCTCACTTCCCCATCAGCTTCTGCTGACACTAGCACCCAGGAAGAAGGGGGAGCTGGGTgtagaaaggagatgagaaaacaaCATTCTCCTTAATTCCTCTTAAGGGGAGCCCAGTGTGCGTGTGAAAGAAATATTTCGATAAGCCACCAAAGGAGTGGGGGAAGGTCAGTAAGACCCCAGGGAGCGTTTATTCTCAGGAACAAAGAATCTCTGAACAGGTCTGGAGGTTCAGGTGACTGAGGCCCAGGTTTCACAAGTCTGGACACGCAGGTTTGGATAGGGAGCTGAGGAAAGGCTGACTGAATTTTTCTGCACTGTGGATGGGAGAAGAACCTGAAGTTGCTGGCAGATCTGGGAGGGTGGCAAGATGGGTGCAGGGTCTGGAAAGGGAGAGGTACTTCACTTCCCACCTGGCAGCTCCAGAGAGGCACTTGGAAATATGGAAGTGTCTGACAAAGGAGTCTTTGTTTGCTTTAGGATGTACAATGTAATCCCCTCATCTTATCTCCTTTGAAATTTTCAGTAAAATCTATGGAGCTCTGGAATTTGAGAATTTCAGTAGATtctttgggggaattccctggtggtccagtggttaggactgtggcgctgtcactgccgagggcctgggttcaatccctggtgggggaactaaaatcccacaagctgcatgacacggccaaaaaaaaaaaaaatagattctttGGAGGCCAGTGGTGCTGAGAGAGATAGCATTGGTGGATGCAAGAGCCAGGGGGTGAGGCCGACATTAGGGGTGGGGCGGTGCTGGTCACTGTGGGTTGAACAGAGTGGGGAGTAGCCTCTGATAACTGTCCTCCCTAGGCACACTCTTCATCCCCTTTGCTGCTCTTTCTGGCTAGTGGCTTCTAGGGGAGGCCAGGACAGTGCGTCCCCCTCACTGAGACACTTTAGTCTAAACTCCCCGCCCCAAGCTCCAGCCACTCTGCCCCAGCACTGATGGGCacacctttccttctctcccccgcccccaacctatttcctcttctgcaGCTGGGAGTCTTCATTTCTCACTGCCCTCTCCCTGACCCACATGATTGGGGGAGATGCTGATGGGGACTCTGGCCTCTTGAGTTCCCTTTATCACAGCTTCCTCTCCCCCTGAGGAGAAAGCTGCAACCCTGCCCTCCCGATGGTCTTGGTGCCTAGTGGGGggaatctatttttttattcatacattcattcaacaaatatttattgagtgcttactatatgccaggcaccttTCTAGGGCCAATGAACCAAATAAATGTAAACTCTTGTCCTCATGGACAATCTAattgggggagacagacaataaaaataaacaagtatatTAAAGGTGGTAGGTGCCTATGGAGAACAAAGTAGGGAGGGAGATAGGAAGGGCTGCGCGAACTGCAGATTTAAATAGGGTGCTTAGGGAGGCTTCTCTGAGaaagtgatatttgagcaaagatttCAAGGAGGTGAGGGAACAAGCCACGTGGATATATAGGAGgggagcatttcaggcagagggaacagcaaacgCAAAGGTCCTAAGGTGAGGACGTGTCTGGATGTCTGAGTATTCGTGAAGCAGCAGGAAGGCCAGTGTAGTGGAGCCCGGTGTGTGAGGGgaagcagaggcaggaggtgaggTCAGATTGCATAGGGCCTTGTAGGCCATTGGGAAGAATCTGGCTTTTATTTGGACTGAGATTGCGTCCCAGAGTAGTCTTTCCCTCGCGGGTGGCTTGGCAGACTACCAAGGTGAGATAGAGCTTAGATGCTCAGAAAAacttcctgggaaagagaaagtgaCAGTTGCTCTGACCAAGGGACAAAAATGAAGTGTAAAGAGTAACTAGATGGGCAAGTGAGTGGCGAATGAAACTCAGCATAAGCACAGATGTGGGAAAGCCTGTGAAGAACAGAGATGCGAGAAGACACCTCCCACCAAAACCCAGGGGCCGGCCCGCTGGACCAAAGGGAGGGCAAGCTCACAGTCCGCAGTCAAGGCTGAAggggaggtggggcctctgggcaGAGAGCTGCCAGGGAGCAGCTGTGAACCCAGAAATAAGGGAAGTAGGTAACTCTGTGACAGGCTGCAAAATCTAGCTCTGAGGAGAGACATGCAGAATCTccttaaagcagtggttctcagcgaGTGGTCCTTCCACCAGCATCACATGGAAACATGTTAGAAACGCACATTgttgggccccatcccagacctactgaatcagaaactctgggagtggGGTCCAGCAATAGCTTTTTAACAAGTGCCTCAGATGATTCTGAtacacactcaagtttgagagcCATGGGCCCTAAAGCAAGAGAGTGACTCCCAAGCCTGCAGGGCTTACTGTCCTCACTGAAGGTGTCAACATGGCTTAAGTACGTGTCAGTGGGTGGTGGGGCTGGTGAGTCTTGGAGGCAGAAAAAGGAGGAGTCACTGAGGCCAGAGTTGTTAGTGTCCAGCCAAGCAGTCAGGGAGAGAATACTGAGCTGGCTCAAGAAATGACCCGCTAGAACCCTGTGAGGTTAGAGCCCCTTACAGGACTGGCACCGTGTTGCTAAGTGTCCCTGATATGGTTCCACATTCTCCAGGGGAACTCCTGGTTAGAATTCGGCCCCCTGTGTACCTACATGAAGAAAATACACTGGCCAGAAAGCTTGTCtgtgcatgggggtgggggggcctggATGTCTTCTGTTTGCCCCTCCATTTTGCCTCTCCCACTCTGTTCTCTGCCCCAGGAGACTAACCTGTACAGACTATATGAAGGGCACCTCTGGCTTCTAGCTGTCTTGGCTGATGGGGAGCCTGGCAGGAAAACGACAGGAGGGAGGACATTAAGGGTATTCATTCCTCTGGCTCCCTTCCCACAAGGTCACCTCAGGCTGGCTGACACCTCCATCTATGGGCAATGCTTCTCTCCAGGCAACCTGCTCTACATGATGCTGTCCTTTTCCAGGTTTCAGAAGCCCAGGAAATAACTTTCAGGTGGTCTgtgaatttggaaaagaaaaaaatgtacaacctcTTCTCACGTCCAACATTACACGTGTTGCCTTGTCAAAGACCACTTCAGAGTTTAAAGTTCTTACTCAAGCCAACAACATCTTTTGCACTGATATATCTTTATTAAAGTCTAACTTCAACttgcctgtatttctttttttaatatttatttatttatttggctatgccGGGTCTtagtgtggcacgcgggatctttctttctttttttttttttttagccttttatttatttatttattttaaatttattttatttatttatttttggctgtgctgggtcttcggttcgtgcgagggctttctctagttgcggcaagtgggggccactcttcatcgcggtgcggggaccgctcttcatcgcggtgcgcgggcctttcactatcgcggcccctcccgttgcggggcacaggctccagacgcgcaggctcagcagttgtggctcacgggcccagctgctccgtggcatgtgggatcttcccagaccagggctcgaacccgtgtctcctgcattagcaggcagattctcaaccactgcgccaccagggaagcctcacgcgggatctttcattgcgcatgtggggtctagttccctgaccagggatggaacccgggccccctgcattgggagtgtggagtcttacccactggaccgccagggaagtcccaacttgcCTCTATTTTAAATCTCTTGTCTTTTAATGTGGTAATAAGTACATGGTTTTTTCTATCCcaatattttattagtattttgatAACTGGAGCTCAATGTAATTGTTTtactttgttatatattttttattttacactttacCAGAATGCCGAAGAGATCTGTGGCACAAAATGA harbors:
- the AIF1 gene encoding allograft inflammatory factor 1, producing MSQTRDLQGGKAFGLLKAQQEERLSEINKQFLDDPKYSSDEDLPSKLEAFKKKYMEFDLNGNGDIDIMSLKRMLEKLEVPKTHLELKKLIREVSSGPGETFSYSDFLKMMLGKRSAILKMILMYEEKAREQEKPAGPPAKKAISELP